The following coding sequences lie in one Bacteroidota bacterium genomic window:
- the thiL gene encoding thiamine-phosphate kinase — translation MNTSDNELPRTEISSLGEFGLIDRLTAAMPVFNASTLKAVGDDAAVLGFGTQRILLSVDLLVEGVHFDLTYTPLKHLGYKAVAVNISDIAAMNGRATQIVVGLAVSNRFSVEALDELYAGMRLACERYKVDLVGGDTTSSTSGLMISITVIGEAEEDQITYRSGASQGDLLCVSGDLGAAYMGLLLLEREKAEFRANPNMQPDLEGHDYVLQRQLKPEPRTDIVDALRKAGIKPTAMIDISDGLASEVLHLCKASAVGCHVYENKLPLDPAMLSLCQDFRMVPAVAALNGGEDYELLFTIRQADYPKILEVKDVTIIGHMTAEVGQASLITTDQQVIPITAQGWDALRKR, via the coding sequence ATGAACACATCCGATAACGAGTTACCCCGCACCGAAATATCCAGTCTTGGCGAGTTTGGTCTGATCGACCGGCTCACGGCCGCTATGCCGGTTTTCAATGCCTCCACCCTCAAAGCTGTGGGCGACGATGCTGCGGTGCTGGGTTTTGGTACGCAACGCATTCTGCTCTCTGTAGATCTGCTTGTGGAAGGTGTGCATTTCGATCTCACCTATACTCCCCTCAAACACCTTGGATATAAGGCAGTTGCAGTCAATATCTCGGATATTGCCGCCATGAATGGCCGTGCCACCCAGATTGTGGTCGGACTGGCGGTTTCGAACCGTTTTTCGGTCGAGGCGCTCGATGAGCTCTATGCCGGCATGCGACTGGCTTGCGAGCGCTATAAGGTGGACCTGGTTGGCGGCGATACCACCTCGAGTACTTCCGGACTTATGATTTCCATCACAGTGATCGGAGAGGCAGAGGAAGATCAGATTACCTACCGGTCTGGCGCATCGCAGGGCGATCTGCTTTGTGTGAGTGGCGACCTGGGTGCGGCTTACATGGGTTTGCTGCTCCTGGAGCGCGAAAAAGCCGAATTCCGGGCCAACCCCAACATGCAACCCGACCTCGAAGGGCACGACTATGTGCTGCAACGCCAGCTCAAGCCCGAACCACGCACCGACATAGTGGACGCCCTGCGCAAAGCTGGCATCAAACCCACCGCCATGATCGACATCTCGGACGGGCTGGCCTCGGAAGTGCTTCACCTGTGCAAAGCTTCTGCAGTAGGTTGCCATGTGTACGAAAACAAACTTCCGCTCGACCCCGCCATGCTGAGTTTGTGTCAGGATTTCCGCATGGTGCCGGCCGTGGCGGCACTCAACGGGGGCGAAGACTACGAGCTGCTTTTCACCATCCGGCAGGCCGATTATCCGAAGATTCTCGAAGTGAAGGATGTGACCATCATTGGCCACATGACGGCCGAGGTGGGGCAGGCCAGCCTGATCACCACCGATCAGCAGGTGATTCCGATTACTGCACAGGGTTGGGATGCCTTGAGAAAGCGCTAA
- a CDS encoding Hpt domain-containing protein: MESQGENGNNIYDLTRLFEYVGTDPKVVKDMISLFIVAVNQSLTLIQTHFEKADYQNLAKESHKIKTSLQIFGFDDQLETIHLLEQAGKALPPDAAQRIQKLVQRLQQGIEALKNDFGL; the protein is encoded by the coding sequence ATGGAAAGCCAGGGCGAAAACGGGAACAACATTTACGACCTGACGCGCCTTTTCGAATACGTGGGCACCGATCCGAAGGTTGTTAAAGACATGATATCCCTGTTTATCGTTGCGGTGAACCAAAGCCTGACACTTATACAAACCCATTTTGAGAAGGCAGACTATCAGAACCTGGCCAAAGAATCGCACAAAATAAAAACCTCGCTCCAGATTTTTGGTTTCGACGACCAGCTCGAAACCATTCACTTGCTGGAGCAGGCAGGCAAAGCACTGCCACCCGATGCAGCGCAACGCATTCAAAAACTCGTACAAAGGCTTCAACAAGGCATCGAAGCGCTGAAAAATGATTTTGGCCTCTAA
- a CDS encoding MFS transporter — protein sequence MKEKSGKKSGFGSFTKNYWIAILMEFFERGSYYGVMSVLSVYLVMGPGDGGLGFSKESVGVIKSTITPLLYLLPILAGALADRFGYRRLLMLAFALMSAGYLLTSQLTSYTAVFASLLLMAVGAGIFKPIISGTIARETDEHNSSLGFGIFYWSINLGAFIFPLILVPYLKGIGWSWIFVMAAVGTGWLLLLNLFAFKEPPRPENTRSLAEVLQGIVLVIKDYRFVTMIVIYSMFWILYFQMFDTVLWYLTEKVDMQPVNDAVNGLLAAIGLDIHWQFDAEHVTVVNAGTIIALQLVVSSIVKNTRALPTMIFGIALGTAGMALLAVSMHAWVFVAGLILFSLGEMTAHPKFISYVGLIAPPDKKALYLGYSFLYGVIGSGVGGILGAYLYVYFVEQRNQPAQLWLVFSLIGVLTIAGLYLYDKLLAPDKVRDQA from the coding sequence ATGAAAGAAAAAAGCGGAAAGAAATCCGGATTTGGTTCTTTTACAAAGAATTACTGGATAGCCATCCTGATGGAGTTTTTCGAGCGGGGCTCCTATTACGGTGTGATGTCGGTGCTTTCGGTTTACCTGGTGATGGGTCCAGGCGACGGAGGCCTGGGTTTCAGCAAGGAGAGTGTAGGAGTGATCAAGAGTACCATCACTCCCCTGCTTTATCTGCTTCCCATACTGGCCGGTGCTTTGGCCGATCGTTTTGGCTACCGCAGGCTGCTCATGCTGGCTTTTGCACTGATGAGTGCAGGATACCTGCTCACCAGCCAGCTGACAAGCTATACCGCTGTATTTGCCAGTCTTTTGCTGATGGCTGTAGGGGCAGGTATTTTCAAACCCATCATTTCGGGCACCATTGCCCGCGAAACCGACGAACACAACAGCAGCCTCGGCTTTGGTATATTTTACTGGTCGATCAATCTGGGCGCCTTTATCTTTCCGCTTATCCTGGTGCCTTACCTGAAAGGCATCGGCTGGAGCTGGATTTTCGTCATGGCTGCAGTGGGCACAGGCTGGCTGCTGCTGCTCAACCTTTTTGCATTCAAAGAACCCCCGCGACCTGAAAACACCCGCAGCCTGGCCGAAGTGTTGCAGGGTATTGTGCTGGTAATCAAGGATTACCGCTTTGTCACCATGATCGTCATCTATTCCATGTTCTGGATTCTGTACTTCCAGATGTTCGATACTGTGCTGTGGTACCTCACCGAAAAGGTGGACATGCAGCCAGTGAACGATGCCGTGAACGGACTACTTGCAGCAATAGGCCTGGATATCCATTGGCAATTCGATGCCGAGCATGTTACAGTTGTTAATGCCGGAACCATCATTGCCCTTCAGCTGGTTGTTTCGTCCATCGTAAAAAACACACGTGCCCTGCCCACCATGATTTTCGGCATTGCACTGGGCACGGCCGGAATGGCATTGCTGGCCGTGAGCATGCATGCGTGGGTGTTTGTAGCGGGGTTGATCCTGTTCTCCCTAGGCGAGATGACCGCCCACCCCAAGTTTATTTCGTATGTGGGTCTGATTGCGCCACCCGACAAGAAGGCGCTTTATCTGGGCTACTCCTTCCTGTATGGTGTGATTGGCAGCGGAGTGGGAGGCATTTTGGGCGCCTATCTGTATGTTTATTTTGTGGAGCAACGCAACCAGCCCGCCCAATTATGGCTGGTTTTCAGCCTGATAGGTGTGCTAACCATTGCAGGATTATATCTCTACGACAAACTGCTTGCGCCGGATAAGGTCAGGGATCAGGCTTAG
- a CDS encoding exo-alpha-sialidase: MKIKTTLLWTHLSAIPLMLLLFLPQFLTGQVQLFEPVNLSNEYGPSREQQLARDGNSLYLVWNNWGDIRFRKSDNGGLNWSGKLTLYTGTDYGASYPVVAASQGKVYVAYYRNTSGNSQIFLVRSTNNGQSFGNEIQVTNAIRGAIVPQIAASGDTVVIAYEDRDINYKYQIFLIRSVNGGITWSAPIQITSTSTAARWVALAMRGQEIYLFYNEQTGLNYDDLDLMFTKSTDFGQTFSPAANLSQNKAYNARIKARVIDQSLYVAVQAKGDPLQSDIFLYRSHNLGQSWETPLNLSQNTGNSSRPELWLERNSPGNHRIYVVWSDKTYSQNERAFLRFSNDHGASWSELIQFSQDTEDAAWPGVVAFNDGQKDKLYLVWNRPNDGTFVFEVWGRRAENTLSQIVTLSGTVKDPQENPIAGATVSLSGFLNFTQPDGSYAAQVPAGTYNLQVMAPGYQTYGNPNFVLNQNAILHITLQPLSPGNYPPHLLTASLHNLNQAVLEWEAPIGFNSRELSYDDGEPNGYYWPGQVTGNEWMAVAFQQSQNLVLRQLKAYLINNGQSQPVLFWVLGDNNGLPDAGTVLGGPYLIQLNEDGWQRIPVNIPVPAGARFYIACQWNNGNTYRLAGDLNQPDGFSYVKNSPASPWSSIPNADLMIRAGVADGDKSSNLVIEPIGYQVYLNGLAQGAPVSQLTYQFDELPVGQTHQIGVSAVYPTGESPQASLALEVPAPLLFPPLNLTADLYGSQAIRLSWEAPASQGEWLSWGSEQNFSAVGGPSVPVFDAAIRFTPSDLQTYHGMYLTRIAAYLAAQDCQIFLRVWQGGNQYYAGTLLREQAVSGWISNSWNEFELVNPVQIDASQELWIGYRVINTSGGYPAGVDNGPAVAYKGDMLLYGANWVSMSDYFGWNINWNLKGMLVSTSSPSTKFAVLETNSPGQAYGLPEIRPNSGPQRIPAFSQYRVYRDAQLIAAVDAGQTIYDDDILSGGGLYYVTSAWGEFESQPSNQVLFIISDLFQLEADGAFELFPNPGRFDQIQWRITDQDMRSSLMLLDAGGRLIAVKSPPASSGRLTDLFDLRNPGVYLLRVSVGGKQWLKRLVVLP, encoded by the coding sequence ATGAAGATAAAAACTACCCTTTTGTGGACACATCTTTCAGCAATTCCATTGATGCTGCTGCTTTTCCTGCCTCAGTTTCTAACGGGGCAGGTGCAGCTGTTCGAGCCGGTGAACCTGTCGAATGAGTATGGCCCATCGCGCGAGCAGCAGCTGGCCAGGGATGGCAACAGCCTGTATCTGGTGTGGAACAACTGGGGAGATATCCGTTTTCGAAAAAGCGACAACGGCGGGCTCAACTGGTCGGGCAAGCTCACACTTTACACCGGTACAGATTACGGCGCCAGCTATCCGGTGGTGGCGGCCAGCCAGGGCAAGGTATATGTGGCCTATTACCGCAACACATCCGGCAACAGCCAGATTTTTCTTGTGCGCAGCACCAACAATGGTCAGAGCTTTGGCAATGAGATCCAGGTGACCAATGCCATCCGCGGCGCCATTGTGCCACAGATAGCGGCAAGTGGCGACACAGTGGTGATTGCCTACGAAGACCGCGATATCAATTACAAGTATCAGATCTTTCTCATCCGCTCGGTAAACGGCGGAATTACCTGGTCGGCGCCCATACAGATTACCAGTACCAGTACTGCAGCACGTTGGGTGGCTTTGGCCATGCGCGGCCAGGAGATCTACCTGTTTTACAACGAACAAACCGGCCTCAATTACGACGACCTCGACCTGATGTTTACCAAAAGCACCGATTTCGGCCAAACTTTCAGCCCCGCAGCAAACCTCTCGCAAAACAAGGCCTACAATGCACGCATCAAGGCCAGGGTAATTGACCAGTCGCTGTATGTGGCCGTGCAGGCCAAGGGCGATCCCCTGCAATCGGACATCTTCCTTTATCGCTCGCACAACCTGGGTCAATCCTGGGAAACGCCTCTCAACCTGAGCCAGAACACCGGCAATTCGAGCCGGCCTGAACTATGGCTCGAACGAAACAGCCCCGGAAACCACCGCATCTATGTGGTTTGGTCGGATAAGACTTATTCGCAAAACGAGCGGGCTTTTCTGCGTTTCTCGAACGACCATGGCGCCAGCTGGTCGGAACTGATACAGTTTTCTCAGGACACCGAAGACGCTGCCTGGCCGGGAGTTGTCGCATTCAACGACGGACAAAAGGACAAGCTTTACCTGGTGTGGAATCGTCCCAACGACGGCACTTTTGTGTTTGAGGTCTGGGGGCGCCGGGCCGAAAATACACTCTCACAGATCGTTACCTTGAGTGGAACTGTCAAAGACCCTCAGGAAAATCCCATTGCCGGAGCCACGGTTTCCCTAAGTGGTTTTCTTAACTTTACCCAGCCTGATGGCAGCTATGCTGCCCAGGTGCCTGCCGGAACCTATAACCTGCAGGTGATGGCCCCTGGTTATCAGACCTATGGCAATCCAAACTTTGTTTTGAATCAGAACGCAATCCTTCATATTACCCTTCAGCCACTCAGTCCGGGAAATTATCCCCCGCATCTGCTCACAGCCAGCCTACACAATCTGAATCAGGCCGTGCTGGAGTGGGAAGCGCCGATCGGATTCAACTCGAGGGAGCTCAGCTACGATGATGGCGAACCCAACGGCTATTACTGGCCGGGCCAGGTCACCGGCAACGAATGGATGGCTGTGGCGTTTCAGCAAAGCCAAAACCTTGTGCTGCGTCAGCTGAAAGCCTACCTCATCAACAACGGTCAAAGCCAGCCGGTCTTGTTCTGGGTATTGGGCGACAACAACGGACTGCCCGATGCGGGAACGGTGCTGGGTGGACCCTACCTTATTCAGCTCAACGAAGATGGCTGGCAACGCATCCCGGTAAACATCCCGGTGCCTGCCGGAGCACGTTTCTACATTGCCTGCCAGTGGAACAACGGCAACACTTATCGGCTGGCCGGCGACCTCAACCAGCCCGATGGTTTTTCGTATGTAAAAAATAGTCCTGCTTCGCCCTGGAGCAGCATCCCCAATGCCGACCTGATGATCCGTGCTGGTGTGGCCGATGGGGACAAAAGCAGCAACCTGGTCATTGAACCTATTGGATATCAGGTATATCTGAATGGTCTGGCCCAGGGTGCGCCTGTTTCGCAACTTACTTACCAGTTCGACGAATTGCCTGTGGGCCAGACGCATCAGATTGGGGTGAGCGCTGTTTATCCCACAGGCGAATCGCCACAGGCAAGCCTGGCGCTGGAGGTGCCTGCACCTTTGCTTTTTCCGCCGCTTAACCTTACAGCCGACCTGTATGGGAGCCAGGCCATCAGGCTTAGCTGGGAGGCTCCAGCCAGCCAGGGCGAGTGGCTCAGCTGGGGAAGTGAACAAAATTTCAGTGCGGTGGGTGGCCCCTCGGTGCCGGTATTTGATGCAGCCATCCGGTTTACACCCTCCGACCTGCAAACCTACCATGGCATGTACCTGACCAGGATAGCTGCTTACCTTGCTGCCCAGGATTGCCAGATCTTCCTCAGGGTGTGGCAGGGAGGCAACCAGTATTACGCCGGAACTTTGCTCAGGGAACAGGCAGTGAGCGGCTGGATCAGCAACAGCTGGAACGAGTTTGAACTGGTAAATCCGGTGCAGATTGATGCCAGCCAGGAACTCTGGATCGGCTACAGGGTTATCAATACCTCCGGCGGCTACCCGGCTGGTGTGGACAACGGGCCGGCTGTGGCCTACAAAGGCGATATGCTGCTTTATGGGGCTAACTGGGTGAGCATGAGCGACTATTTTGGCTGGAACATCAACTGGAACCTCAAAGGTATGCTGGTAAGCACATCCAGTCCTTCGACCAAATTTGCCGTGCTCGAAACCAACAGTCCCGGGCAGGCTTATGGATTACCGGAAATTCGTCCGAACAGCGGTCCGCAACGCATCCCGGCTTTCAGCCAGTACCGCGTTTACCGCGATGCCCAGCTCATTGCCGCGGTCGATGCCGGCCAAACCATCTACGACGACGACATTTTGTCGGGAGGCGGCCTGTATTATGTGACCTCGGCCTGGGGCGAGTTTGAGTCGCAACCCTCCAACCAGGTGTTGTTTATTATCAGCGATTTATTTCAATTAGAAGCAGATGGAGCTTTTGAGCTTTTCCCGAATCCCGGAAGATTCGACCAGATCCAGTGGCGAATCACGGATCAGGACATGCGCTCCAGCCTGATGCTACTGGATGCAGGTGGCAGGCTGATTGCTGTGAAGTCGCCTCCGGCCAGTTCTGGTCGCCTGACTGACCTGTTCGACCTCAGAAATCCGGGCGTCTATCTGCTTCGGGTTTCCGTGGGCGGGAAGCAATGGCTGAAGCGGCTGGTGGTTTTGCCCTAA
- the uvrC gene encoding excinuclease ABC subunit UvrC produces the protein MQEQQADIPGNLQALVASLPHQPGVYQYIDESGKVIYVGKAKDLRKRVSSYFTKVQTGKLRVLVRRIRDIRFIVVETEADALLLENNLIKTLQPRYNVLLRDDKTYPWICIKNEPFPRVFSTRNPVKDGSEYFGPYASGRTKNALLELIRQLYPIRSCSLNLSEKAIARGQYKVCLEYHIGNCLGPCEGRQSEADYNAMIREIRQIIRGNLSPILRDMKARMMAHAESMEFEKAQAIKEKLQLLENYQSRSAVVSQNISNVDVFSILDEPETAWVNYLRVVEGAVVHSHTIELKKKLDETADELLSLAIAELRTRFHSDAAELILPFTPAFLPEGVKVTVPQRGEKRDLLELSEKNARHYKLEIEQQRSLVDPERHQKRILQQLQKDLRMSVLPEVIECFDNSNFQGDYAVAAMVQFVNARPNKAEYRHFNIKTVEGPDDFASMREIITRRYSRLLNEEKPLPQLIVIDGGKGQLSAAVEALDKLNLRGQITIIGIAKRLEEIFFPGDQVPIYIDKRSESLKLIQQLRDEAHRFGITHHRKKFQKGFLQSELSQIKGIGEQTAHKLLSHFKSVKNLSMAAKDEIAAVVGKARAEIVYSYFRSKAG, from the coding sequence ATGCAGGAGCAGCAAGCTGACATACCCGGCAATTTGCAGGCGCTGGTGGCTTCGCTTCCGCACCAACCCGGTGTGTATCAGTATATTGATGAAAGCGGGAAGGTGATTTATGTGGGTAAGGCAAAAGACCTGCGCAAAAGGGTGTCGAGCTATTTCACTAAGGTGCAGACGGGCAAGCTGCGCGTGCTGGTGCGGCGCATCCGCGACATCAGGTTTATCGTTGTTGAAACCGAGGCCGATGCCCTGCTGCTCGAAAACAACCTGATCAAAACGCTGCAGCCGCGCTACAATGTGCTCCTGCGCGACGACAAGACCTATCCCTGGATTTGTATTAAGAACGAACCATTTCCAAGGGTGTTTTCCACCCGAAACCCGGTGAAGGATGGATCGGAATATTTTGGTCCTTATGCTTCGGGGCGCACCAAAAATGCCCTGCTCGAGCTCATTCGCCAGCTTTATCCGATCCGGAGCTGCAGCCTCAACCTGTCGGAAAAAGCCATAGCCCGCGGGCAGTACAAGGTTTGTCTGGAATACCATATTGGCAATTGTCTGGGTCCGTGCGAGGGCAGACAAAGCGAAGCCGACTACAACGCCATGATTCGCGAAATCAGACAGATCATCCGCGGAAACCTCAGCCCGATCCTGCGCGACATGAAGGCACGCATGATGGCACATGCCGAAAGCATGGAATTTGAAAAAGCCCAGGCCATCAAAGAGAAGCTGCAGTTGCTTGAAAATTACCAGAGCCGCTCGGCCGTGGTGAGTCAGAACATCAGCAATGTGGATGTGTTTTCCATTCTGGACGAACCCGAAACGGCCTGGGTAAACTACCTGAGGGTGGTGGAGGGCGCGGTCGTGCATTCGCACACCATCGAATTGAAAAAGAAATTGGATGAAACGGCCGATGAATTGCTCAGCCTGGCCATTGCCGAGTTGCGCACGCGTTTCCATTCCGATGCTGCTGAACTTATCCTGCCATTTACCCCGGCATTTTTGCCGGAAGGCGTCAAGGTAACGGTGCCTCAGCGGGGCGAGAAAAGAGACCTGCTGGAGCTTTCGGAAAAAAATGCCCGGCACTACAAGCTCGAAATCGAACAGCAACGCAGCCTCGTGGATCCTGAGCGGCACCAGAAACGCATTTTGCAACAATTGCAAAAAGACCTCAGGATGAGCGTGTTGCCCGAAGTGATCGAATGTTTCGACAACTCCAATTTTCAGGGCGATTATGCCGTAGCAGCCATGGTGCAGTTTGTCAATGCCCGGCCAAACAAGGCCGAATACCGGCACTTTAACATCAAAACCGTGGAAGGCCCCGACGACTTTGCCTCCATGCGCGAGATTATAACCCGGCGTTACAGCCGCCTGCTCAATGAGGAAAAGCCTCTTCCTCAGCTTATTGTGATCGATGGGGGGAAAGGACAACTGTCGGCTGCAGTTGAAGCCCTCGACAAACTCAATCTGCGCGGGCAGATCACCATCATCGGAATTGCTAAACGGCTGGAGGAGATCTTTTTCCCCGGCGACCAGGTGCCCATTTACATCGACAAACGCTCCGAGTCGCTTAAGCTTATTCAGCAATTGCGCGACGAAGCCCACCGTTTTGGCATCACCCATCACCGCAAAAAATTCCAGAAAGGCTTCCTGCAGTCGGAACTCAGCCAGATTAAAGGCATAGGCGAGCAAACGGCACACAAACTACTCAGCCATTTCAAGTCGGTGAAAAACCTCAGCATGGCCGCGAAGGACGAAATAGCCGCCGTTGTTGGCAAGGCAAGGGCAGAGATTGTTTATTCCTATTTCCGCAGCAAAGCCGGGTGA
- a CDS encoding sigma-54-dependent Fis family transcriptional regulator, with the protein MEPFKIFLVEDDLLFGEMLRHHLSHNPDNEVHLFRSGSECLKNLYHMPNLISLDYNLPDMSGLDVMRSIKREYPELPVVIVSGQRDVSTAVQLLREGAYDYLEKDDDVKERLWNIINKVRETLELKSEITYLKEEIGKKYEFRNVIKGNSAALSPVFGLIEKAIKTNITVSITGETGTGKELVAKAIHYNSPRSKKPFIAINVSAIPGELIESELFGHERGAFTGAVTRKIGKFEQAQGGTLFLDEIADMDLHMQTKLLRVLQERELTRIGGNETIKIDVRLIVASNRNLAEEVQKGRFREDLYYRLLGLPIELPPLRYRGNDVILLAKHFVDEFCRENKLGKITLTESAQRKLMEYPFPGNVRELKAVVELAAVLTDSNKIEAHHISFNATNISTNFLFEESTLDEYNRKIIRYYLDKYNNNVMLVAQKLDIGKSTIYRLLKENKL; encoded by the coding sequence ATGGAGCCATTTAAGATATTCTTAGTCGAAGACGACCTATTGTTCGGCGAAATGCTCAGGCATCATTTGTCGCACAATCCCGACAATGAAGTGCATTTGTTCCGCAGCGGAAGCGAGTGCCTCAAGAACCTTTACCACATGCCCAACCTTATTTCGCTCGACTACAACCTGCCCGACATGTCGGGCCTGGACGTGATGCGGAGCATTAAGCGGGAATATCCTGAGCTGCCTGTGGTGATTGTTTCAGGACAACGCGACGTTTCGACTGCCGTGCAGTTGCTGCGTGAAGGCGCCTATGATTATCTGGAGAAAGACGATGATGTGAAAGAACGATTGTGGAACATCATCAACAAGGTGCGCGAAACGCTGGAACTGAAAAGCGAGATCACCTACCTGAAGGAAGAAATCGGCAAGAAGTACGAGTTCCGGAATGTCATCAAAGGCAACAGCGCAGCCCTGAGTCCGGTGTTCGGCCTGATCGAAAAGGCCATCAAAACCAATATCACTGTTTCGATAACAGGCGAAACAGGTACTGGCAAGGAGTTGGTTGCCAAGGCGATACACTATAACTCACCACGCAGCAAGAAGCCTTTCATTGCCATCAATGTTTCGGCCATACCGGGCGAACTGATCGAAAGCGAACTTTTCGGACACGAACGCGGTGCTTTTACCGGAGCCGTAACCCGCAAGATCGGCAAGTTCGAACAGGCCCAGGGTGGCACGCTTTTTCTGGATGAAATAGCCGATATGGACCTGCACATGCAGACCAAACTGCTCAGGGTGCTGCAGGAACGCGAACTCACCCGAATAGGGGGCAATGAGACCATCAAGATCGACGTTCGCCTCATCGTGGCATCGAACCGCAACCTTGCCGAAGAGGTTCAGAAAGGCAGATTCCGCGAAGACCTCTACTACAGGCTGCTGGGACTTCCCATCGAGCTGCCGCCATTGCGTTACCGTGGCAACGATGTCATCCTGCTGGCCAAGCATTTTGTGGACGAGTTCTGCCGCGAGAACAAGCTGGGCAAAATCACCCTGACCGAAAGCGCCCAGCGCAAACTCATGGAATACCCTTTTCCGGGCAATGTGCGCGAACTTAAAGCTGTGGTCGAGCTGGCCGCGGTGCTCACCGACAGCAATAAAATTGAAGCACATCACATCTCGTTCAACGCCACCAATATATCGACCAATTTCCTGTTCGAAGAAAGCACACTCGACGAATACAACCGCAAGATCATCCGCTACTACCTCGACAAATACAACAACAATGTGATGCTGGTGGCCCAGAAGCTCGATATTGGGAAAAGCACCATATACCGTCTGCTTAAAGAAAACAAACTCTGA